The following nucleotide sequence is from uncultured Draconibacterium sp..
GCTTATTTTGGATAATACAGCAAATATTAAACACAAATGTATGCTTGAATTGATATACTCGGCAGGATTACGCAGGAACGAGATTTTGCAAATGAAGTTAAAGGACATTGATTCGGAAAGGTTGTTGGTTAAGATATGCGGAGGCAAAGGTCGAAAGGACAGGTATTCGCTTTTATCTAAAAGTGTATTAACCCATTTGAAGCAGTATTTTATAGCGTATAAACCAAAATATTGGTTATTTGAAGGCCTGAACGGAAGCCAGTATTCAAGTACAAGTATTACACGGGTTTTAAAGAGTTCGGCCAAGAAAGCAGGGATTAAAAAAAGGGTTCATCTGCATATGCTCCGTCACTCGTTTGCCACCCACTTGCTGGAACAGGGTACTAACCTAAGGGTAATACAAAACTTGCTGGGGCATGAGAGCATTCAAACCACCGAGATTTACACCCATGTATCGAATTTAGAGTTAACGAAGGTTGTAAATCCAATTGATGAGATAATAAACAACACATGAAAAGTACCATTTACAAGCATATAGTATTAGAAATGACACTTTTTGTTACAGATATGAAAAATATAATGTGCATAAATGATTTGTTACTGATACGTTAGCAACAAGCTTAAAAAGAAAGTAGTGCAATAAATAATAATCTAATGAGAACAGAATATATTCGAACGAAAGTAAGACCATTTAAAAAGCTCTTTGTCATTGAGCCTGGCGACTACAGTTCATTTGCCAAAATCTTTCTTGAAATACAAAATGAAATTGATTCCATTAATAATCTGATTTTTGTTAATAACGAGAAACTGTTCTCAGTAGTAAGTAAAGATTTTGTAAAAAGAAGTGACCCAGATATAATCCTAAATTTATCAAGTTTAGACGACGATAGACTTTCTGATTTCTTTGGAGTTTCTTCAGTAAAACCAATTTCAGAAAACTTCAAAATTGGGAGGTTTGGAACTACAATAGATTGTTTTACACATTTACCAGACACATTAAATAAATTTTTTAGTGAGAATGAAATTAACAAAGACATATTGTCCGCAAATAGATTAGAAAATGTTGATGTTTCATTATTTGCTTGTATTAATTATGGATTGTTTCCTGAGGAAATTCAAGAACATCTGGAATTTTCGATATTTAAAGAATTAACTCCTAGAAGATTAAGCACCAATATTGATTTGATTGATAATCTTTTTGAAAAAAATAAGAAATTTTGTCAATTGACAAATCAAATTGGAGGATTTGGAGGTTCTCGTGATGGAACGAGTATCTATGAAATAGACTATAATTCAGAAGGCTACTTCTCAGATTCAAAGAAATATTTCATAGTATCTGCCAAAGATGATTTTGAAACAATTACATACTTCTGGAATATTCGTTCTTATTATACTAATTCTAATATTGCTTGGGTGCCAATAACTTTGTTAGGCCAAATTGGTCAACTTGTTGAAGAAGACTCAACTTTTGTGTGCTTTGATAAGGAGTCATTAGAGTCTATTGAAAAAAATTATAGCTCAACTAAAATAATTCAACCATCAAGATTGCATTTTCGGAATAGAAATGAAAGGTGGAAATTTTATGAGCATGATAGGACAATTAATATTAATGATGAAGAATTAATAATACAACACCCAGTCGGCAAGAGTTTTTCAGATATAGGATTGGGTTGCGCTTTTGTGTTAGAGATTATAGGTTTAGAAGAATTTGTCTATCCCAAAAGAAGAAACCTTGGCGAACTATTTTTCCCAAAACATTACGAACATAATTTATTTGAGGAACGATTTTTACGAATTAGTGAAAATGGTCTATCAAAATATGTGGTTGAGTTTCACCCACTATCAACAAAAGATGTAGTTGAAACTATTAGACTGCCCAGTTTTTCAGAAGCAATAGATCATTTATTTAAGGATATTGGTTACAATTTAAAGAGAACGCAAAAATCATCAATCCTTGAACAATCAGTGAACTTGTTGGGAAGTTTGAATAATCTCGAATTGATTTCAAAACAAGAAATCTTTGAACTACTTGTTTCATTAACACCAAATGTAAGGACTGAAAAAGCGGTAAAGAAGCTCTTAAAAGAAATTGAATTAACAGTAAACCCTGATGACGTTCTTGGAATATTAGGAGAAATAAGAGAGAATGGAGGTGTTAATTTCCCTTCTGTTACCTATACGATTGAAGAAATTCTAGGAAAATCCTCTCTAAATGGGAATTCAAAAAAACAGCTCTTACCTTATTTACAAGAGCTCTATAATCTAGGTATTTTTTTAAGGGGGAAATTTTTTAA
It contains:
- the xerA gene encoding site-specific tyrosine recombinase/integron integrase — encoded protein: MQEFKVLADIDDSSLNLNNRAVYTTPLKRNYDYRKNIKLPNGYMELLQQKRYSENTIKTYSGYFKDFMHYFEGRDLSLVELHEINNYILALIQSANISGSEQNQRINSIKFYYEKVLRREKQLINIERPRKEKALPDTLSKNEIRLILDNTANIKHKCMLELIYSAGLRRNEILQMKLKDIDSERLLVKICGGKGRKDRYSLLSKSVLTHLKQYFIAYKPKYWLFEGLNGSQYSSTSITRVLKSSAKKAGIKKRVHLHMLRHSFATHLLEQGTNLRVIQNLLGHESIQTTEIYTHVSNLELTKVVNPIDEIINNT